From the Sanguibacter sp. HDW7 genome, the window TCGACGTAGGCGCCGGCGACGGTCATGCCTCGGATGATCTTCTCGGCCTTGGCGTCGGAGGCGCCGATGACGTGGACGGTGCGGCCGAGGATCGTCGCCGAGGGTGCGCCGTTGGTGTAGACGACGAGTGCGGCCAGGGCGCCGAACAGGCTGGGGTCCTGGAGGGGCTTGATGACGTTGCGGAAGAGGGCGTCGCGGGTGCGGCCGATCATGATGAGTTCGCCGCCGCGCGGCGCGCGGGCGATGAAGATCAGCCAGCGGAGCAGGGAGACGATGGTCTTGCCGGACCGGATCGTGCCCTCGAGGACGTTCACGCGCGCCGAGGACTCGCGCATGAACGCGAGTTGCTTCGGCGACAGGCCCGCCTCGACGGTCGTCACGCGACGCTTCCCGGCTCGGGGACGCCGATCGCGTCGGCCAGGCGCTGGAGCATGCTGAGGGCCTCGTGCGTGCCGCCGTCGGAGTCGTGCTGGGCGATCTTCAGCGACCGGTCGATGGCCTGCGTCGCCGCGGACATGAGCTTGAGCTTGTCCGTCGGCGTCGGCTCGTCCTGCTGCCAGCGGACTTCGATGTAGTCCTTGCCGCCGTGGTCGATGTACTCGTGCGGCTCCCACATCTGCGCGCGGAGGCGTTCGGCGTCGTCGAGGAGCTTGTGCTCGAGGAGGGCTCGGCGGGCCTTGGCGTCGATGACGACGGCGCGGGTGGCGGCGGCGGTCTGCGCGCGGTCCCAGCGGAGGCCGGCCTTGCGGGCGCGGTCGGCGACGCGGGTCTTGGTCATGCCCATGCGCTCGGCGATGTGGCGGACGGAGAGGCCCTGTGCGTGGAGTGCCGCGAGCTGGGTGTCGTGGTCGGGGGTCCAGGGGGCGATGGTGGCCACGTGTGGTCACCTGCCTCGGGCGTGCGCTGGGGTCGCGGACGTGGCGCCTGGCCGGTCGCGTGAGGGTGTGGCGAAGGCCCCGGAGCGTGTGCTCGACGGGGCCTTCAGGGCATGGGGTGCCGTGCCCGATGTTAGGGCCTGTGGATAACCCGCGTCAATCCGCGTCGTACTCGTCCCGGAGACGCAACCCGTCTTTATCGAGTGTCCATCGCGTCCCTGCGACATCACGGAAGGTGACCTGCAGGG encodes:
- a CDS encoding helix-turn-helix domain-containing protein, giving the protein MATIAPWTPDHDTQLAALHAQGLSVRHIAERMGMTKTRVADRARKAGLRWDRAQTAAATRAVVIDAKARRALLEHKLLDDAERLRAQMWEPHEYIDHGGKDYIEVRWQQDEPTPTDKLKLMSAATQAIDRSLKIAQHDSDGGTHEALSMLQRLADAIGVPEPGSVA